The genomic DNA CAAAAATAAGTGATTTTACAGGATCACCAGAAATTCTAGATGGTCGGGTTAAAACACTACACCCTAAAATATTTGCTGGCATCCTCTATAAAAGGGAAAATAAGAAACATATTGATGATTTAAAGGAATTTAACGCTAAGAATATAGACCTTGTTGTAGTAAATCTATATCCCTTTAGCAAAGATTTCTTACAAGAGGACAATAGAAAGATTGAAAAAGATATAGAGTATATTGATATTGGGGGACCAACCCTAGTTAGGGCTGCAGCAAAAAATTTTAAAGATGTGATTGTAGTTATAGATCCAAAGGATTATCCAAAGGTTATTGAGGAATTAGATACTAATAATGATCTAAGTTATAATACTAGGTTACTTCTTGCAATAAAAGCTTTTTCATTTATATCATACTATGACAGTATTATTGCAAAGTACTTCTCTAACGCATTTGATGTATTAAAATTAAATACTAACATTTGGCAAAATATAAATAATAAATTTCCTCAATATTTGACACTTCCTGCAAAAAGATTAGATATCTTAAGATATGGAGAAAATCCACATCAAGAAGCAGCACTCTACGAAAACAGCTCCTTTGTAGGTAATAGTGGCTTACATAATCTAAAACAACTCCATGGAAAGAAGCTATCATATAATAATTTAGTAGATATTGACGCAGCTATAAATCTAGCAAATGATTTTAATGGGGATAATTTCTGTGCTATCATCAAACATACAAACCCATGTGGTGCAGCTATAGGTAGAACTACATTAGATGCATTTAATAAGGCTTTTGAAGGAGATAGCTTAAGTGCCTTTGGTGGAATAGTTTGTTTTAATAAAACTGTAGATGAAAATGTTGCTGAAGCAATGTCAAAAATATTTTTTGAGGTAATTATTGCTCCAAATTTTAGTGATAAAGCTTTACAAATACTGCAAAAGAAAAAAAATTTAAGACTTATTGTTAATCATTCAGAGAATGCAAACAAAACAAATGGTGAGTTAGAAGTAAAAAATGTTACTGGTGCTTACCTATTACAAGATAAAAATACACAAATTCTAGATAAAAATAAACTTGAGTTTCCCACAAACAGAAAAGCAACAAATGATGAGTTAGATGCTTTAATATTTGCTTGGAAGATAGTAAAACATGTAAAATCCAATGCAATTACTATTACTGATAAGAACAGTTTAATAGGCGTTGGCGCAGGCCAAATGAGCCGCATTGATTCACTTAAAATAGCAATAAACAAAGCATCAAAAGATTTAAACGGTACTGTTATGGCTTCTGATGCATTTTTCCCTTTCAGGGATTGTGTTGATGAGGCTGCAAAACATGGAATATCAGCTATTATACAACCAGGTGGATCAATTCGTGACAAAGAGTCGGTAGAAGCTGCAAATGAACATAATATAGCAATGGTATTTACCCGTATAAGACACTTTAAACATTAAATTAATAAATTAATTAAATTGAAGGTTTGCTAAATGAATATTTTTGTCATTGGTTCAGGTGGTAGAGAACATGCTATTGCATATTCTCTAGCCCAAAGCAAATATGTAAAAACTGTGTATGTTGCACCAGGGAATGGTGGAACACAAATTGAGAAAAAATGTAAAAATATAAACATCTCACAAGAAGATTTTAAAAGCCTTGCAGATTTTGCCAATAAAAATGATGTTAAATTTACTATTGTTGGCCCAGAATTACCACTCTCTAAAGGAATTGTTGACTATTTTAATGAAAAAAATCTAAATATATTAGGCCCAAGCAAAGAAGCTGCTCAAATTGAATCTAGTAAAATTTTTGCTAAACAAGTTATGGAAAAAGCAGATGTACCTACAGCAAAATATAAGAATTTTTACAATTACAATTCTTCCATTCAATATATGAAAATGTCAAACTTTCCTATTGTTATAAAATATAATGGTTTGGCAGCAGGTAAAGGAGTATTAATAGCAGCTAACAAAAAAGAAGCCGAAGAATATCTATATTCTATATTTATTGAAAATAGATTTAATGATAAAAATCCAAGTGTAATAATAGAAGATTATTTAACAGGAGAGGAAGCTTCTTATATAGCCTTAGTTGATGGTAAAAATATATTACCCCTTGCTTCTAGTCAGGATCACAAACAATTGCTTAATGGAGATAAGGGTCCAAATACTGGTGGGATGGGTGCTTATTCACCTGCCCCAATTTTAGATGATAAAAACTTTAATTACACCACTGAATATATTATTAAACCAACTATCAACGAATTGAAAAAAATGGGAATAGAGTATAAAGGCTTTATATATGCAGGTTTAATGGTAACAGAAAAGGGGCCAAAAGTATTAGAATTTAATTGTAGATTAGGCGATCCAGAGGCACAACCTATACTAATGAGGTTAAATAGTGACTTTTTAGAGATATTAGAAGCATATCATAATAATGAATTGGATAAAATCAAAATAAATTGGTCAGATGATTGTGCTACATGTGTCGTAATGACTTCTAAAGGTTATCCTGCTAAATATGAGAAAGGTTTTGAGATTACAGGTTTAGAAGAATTCGAGAATAAAAGGGATGTAAAGATATTTCACTCAGGAACAATATTAAAAGATGGAAAAATACTAACTAATGGCGGTAGGGTATTAACAGTAACAGCTAAAGGAAAAAAACTAAAAGATGCTATAGAAAAAGCCTATGGGGCTGTTAAGAAAATACATTTCAAT from Deferribacterota bacterium includes the following:
- the purH gene encoding bifunctional phosphoribosylaminoimidazolecarboxamide formyltransferase/IMP cyclohydrolase, which translates into the protein MKALKVKRALISVSDKSGIIDFAKYLSSNNVEIISTGGTAKLLEENSINTTKISDFTGSPEILDGRVKTLHPKIFAGILYKRENKKHIDDLKEFNAKNIDLVVVNLYPFSKDFLQEDNRKIEKDIEYIDIGGPTLVRAAAKNFKDVIVVIDPKDYPKVIEELDTNNDLSYNTRLLLAIKAFSFISYYDSIIAKYFSNAFDVLKLNTNIWQNINNKFPQYLTLPAKRLDILRYGENPHQEAALYENSSFVGNSGLHNLKQLHGKKLSYNNLVDIDAAINLANDFNGDNFCAIIKHTNPCGAAIGRTTLDAFNKAFEGDSLSAFGGIVCFNKTVDENVAEAMSKIFFEVIIAPNFSDKALQILQKKKNLRLIVNHSENANKTNGELEVKNVTGAYLLQDKNTQILDKNKLEFPTNRKATNDELDALIFAWKIVKHVKSNAITITDKNSLIGVGAGQMSRIDSLKIAINKASKDLNGTVMASDAFFPFRDCVDEAAKHGISAIIQPGGSIRDKESVEAANEHNIAMVFTRIRHFKH
- the purD gene encoding phosphoribosylamine--glycine ligase → MNIFVIGSGGREHAIAYSLAQSKYVKTVYVAPGNGGTQIEKKCKNINISQEDFKSLADFANKNDVKFTIVGPELPLSKGIVDYFNEKNLNILGPSKEAAQIESSKIFAKQVMEKADVPTAKYKNFYNYNSSIQYMKMSNFPIVIKYNGLAAGKGVLIAANKKEAEEYLYSIFIENRFNDKNPSVIIEDYLTGEEASYIALVDGKNILPLASSQDHKQLLNGDKGPNTGGMGAYSPAPILDDKNFNYTTEYIIKPTINELKKMGIEYKGFIYAGLMVTEKGPKVLEFNCRLGDPEAQPILMRLNSDFLEILEAYHNNELDKIKINWSDDCATCVVMTSKGYPAKYEKGFEITGLEEFENKRDVKIFHSGTILKDGKILTNGGRVLTVTAKGKKLKDAIEKAYGAVKKIHFNGAYYRDDIGYKGLKYV